The following nucleotide sequence is from Desulfobacterales bacterium.
CAAGGCAAAAAGGTGGCCCAGATTCTGCTCACCGGCGAGGATCTTTCCAACCGCAAACGGTATCTGAATGCGAGAAACACCTTTAATGCCCTGCTCGCCTGGGGGGTCGTGCCCATCATCAATGAAAACGACACCGTGGCGGTGGAATCGATTAAATTCGGGGACAACGACAACCTTTCCGCCATGATTACGCTGTTGATGGATGCCGATCTACTGATTAACCTGACGGACATCGACGGCCTGTACACGAAAGATCCGCGCGTATTCCAGGATGCCCGCCTGGTCCCCATCATTTCCTCGATCAGCAGGGACATTGAAAAGTGGGCCGGTGATATTCCGGGCGCGCTCGGCACGGGCGGCATGTCCAGCAAGATAAAAGCCGCTAAAAAAGTCACCGCCGCCGGCATTCCCATGATCATTGCCAAGGGAAACAAACCCGATGTCCTGATTCGGCTTTTTAACGGCGAAACCCACGGCACTTATTTTGCGCCCAAGGCGCGGCGCCTTGCCTGCCGAAAATGCTGGATCGCTTTTTCGATAAAACCGACGGGAAGTATCACCGTCGACAGCGGCGCGGCCCGGGCACTGTTAACCAATGGCAAGAGCCTGCTTCCCAGCGGTATCGTGAACGTCGACGGGGAGTTCGGTGAGGGCGCCGCGGTGGAATGCAAAACAGAGGCAAATGAGGTTCTGGGCATCGGATTGGTCAACTACAGCGCAGCCGATATTCGCTTGATCAAGGGGTTGAAAACGAACCAGATCAAAAGACTGCTGGGCAGCAAACCCTATGACGAGATCATTCACCGGGACAATCTGGCCATCACGGCCGTTCAAGATGCTTGAAACGCAATTTCCGCTTTTTCGCCCTTTCGTGTTTTCCGGTTGAGTGGCCCGCAATTTCGTGTATAAATCAATGAATAATAGACCAACAAGCCAATTTTAAACCCTTTCAATCAATTTCAATGGGGGAAATGATCATGTCCGTTGAAACAACCATTCAGGCAATGGCGATAGCGGCAAGAAAAGCGTCTTTCAAGATTGCCGGAATCGATTCATCGCTTAAAAACGAGGTACTGCTGAAAATTGCCGATGCCATCGAGGCCGATGCCGATGAAATAAAGGTGGAAAACCAAAAAGATCTGGTCCGGGCAAGAGAAGCCGGGCTTTCCGAGGCCATGATCGACCGGTTGACCATTACAAATGCGACCATCCTGTCCATGGCGCAGGGACTTCGGGATGTCGCCCGGCTTGAAGACCCGGTAGGTGCGATCGTTAAAGCCTGGCGTCGGCCGAACGGCCTGGAAGTCGCCAAAATGCGAATTCCCTTGGGCGTCATTGGTATTATTTATGAATCGCGCCCCAATGTGACGGTTGATGCCGCAGGCCTTTGCTTAAAAGCCGGAAATGCCGTTATTCTGCGGGGAGGCTCGGAGGCCCTTCACTCCAATCAGGCGCTGGCGGCAAAAATCGGCGCGGTTTTAAAGGCATCGGGATTGCCCGAAGCGGCGGTCCAGGTTGTCCCGATTCGGGATAGAAACGCGGTGAATGTGCTTCTGGCCCAGGAAGAATCGATCGATCTCATCATTCCCCGCGGCGGCGAAGGCCTGATCCGGTTTGTGGTGGAAAATTCCAAGATACCGGTCTTGAAGCATTATAAAGGGGTGTGCCATGTGTATGTCGATGACGGCGCGGATTTGGACATGGCGGAGAAAATTGCGTTTAATGCCAAGGTGCAGCGCCCCGGTGTCTGCAATGCGATGGAAACGCTTCTGGTGCATTCAGCCGTCAGCGTGGCCTTTCTTCCCCGGCTAAAAGCCTGCTTTGACGCCGCCGGCGTTGAAATACGCGGATGCGCCGAAACCCGACGAATCCTTCCCGATGTAACACCCGCTACCGAGCAGGATTGGCCGGCAGAATATTTGGATCTGATATGCGCCGTGAAGATCGTTCCTGATATGCAAGCCGCCATAGAACACATCAGCGCGCATGGCTCCTGCCATACCGAAACCATTGTCACCCGGGATTACGACCGCGCGCGCCGGTTTTTACGCAACGTGGATTCATCGGTCGTGCTGGTCAATGCCTCGACCCGATTTAATGACGGCGGAGAGCTGGGGCTGGGGGCTGAAATCGGCATCAGTACCAGCAAGCTTCATGCATTCGGCCCCATGGGTCTTGAAGAGCTGACCACGACGAAATTTATCGTGTACGGCAGCGGCCAGATACGGACCTGAGGCCGAATGAAACCGTCCGGAGAACCAGCGGAAAATAGCCGCGCTGAAAAAGGCATCGGACTTTTTGGCGGCACCTTCAATCCCGTCCATTCGGGCCATATTCTGGCGGCCCAAACGGCGATGGCCCGGCTCGCGATGACCACCGTTTTGTTTATTCCCGCGGCCCTGCCGCCGCATAAATCCCCGGAACATGTGGTTGCGGCGGCGGACCGGTTGGAAATGCTTCGTCTGGCCGTTTCAGGGGTGCCGGGCCTCGCCGTCTCGGAGGTTGAATTAACCCGCACCGGCGGCTCCAGCTATACGATTGATACGGTGCGCCATTTTCTGGCCGATGCTTCCCCGGACACCCGATATTATCTCATGGTCGGCCTGGACGCTTTTTTAGAGATACACACCTGGAAATCTTATCAAACGCTCCTGCAACTCATTCCAATCGTGGTATTGGCAAGGCCCGATTTTCAGCCGAAACGGCAAAATGACACTCAAAATATACTGCAACATTATCTTCAATCCAAGATTTCCGCTTCATATGATTTCTCTATTGAAAACAAGCGGTTCGAGTGTGCGAATCGGCCACCGCTGTATCTGCTGAGCGGCGGGCTTAAGGCACTGTCCGCCACCTTCGTTCGGGAACGGATTCGTTCAAATGCCGATATCGGCCCATTGGTCCCGGCGCGGGTCGCTGAATATATTAAACGGAAAGGACTTTATCGATGACGCAATCCTCCGGGAAGGCTATCACTGATTCGCTCGATGTGTTTGCAAAAGCAGCGCTCGGGAAAAAAGCCTTCGGACTGGTCATGCTCGATGTTCATGCATTGAGTTCGGTGACGGACGTATTTTTGATTTGCAGCGGGAAATCCAACCGCCAGGTGACGGCCATTGCCGAGCATATTCAGGTAGAACTGAAAAAAAACAAACTTCGCCCCTTGAGTGTCGAAGGGTTAAAAGAGGGGCATTGGGTCGTGATGGATTATGGGCATGTCATCATTCACGTATTTTATGAGCCGACCCGAACCTTTTATGACATCGAAGGATTATGGGCGGATGCCAAACGAATTAACACCCCGAGCATGATTAAGGCCATAGCCGAAACGCACCCCGAAATGGAGCCAAGCGATGACGATGACTAAACCCTTGCTGCTGATGATTTTAGACGGATGGGGCATCAACCCGAATTCACGAGGCAATGCGATTTTTCAGGCAAACACCCCGTCCCTGGACGCACTATTGGCTGAGTACCCCGTTACCCGGCTGCGCTGTTCCGGCGAGGCGGTGGGGCTCCCGGATGGCTATATGGGAAATTCGGAAGTCGGACACTTAAATATCGGCGCCGGCCGCATCGTGTACCAGGAATTGATGCGAATCAACCGGAGCATTTCAGACGGCACCTTCTTTACCAACGAGGCGCTGATGACACTGATGCAGCAGGTTCGTGAAAAAAACGGCGCCCTTCACCTGATGGGATTGTGTTCGGATAGCGGGGTTCACAGCCATTTAAATCATCTCTATGCCCTGTTGGAAATGGCCAAACGAAATGAAATAGCCAAGGTGCATGTGCATCCCATCATGGACGGACGGGACAGTCCACCAGACAGCGGTATCCGGTACATAGGAGCGTTAGAGCGCAACATCCGCGAACTGGGCATCGGTGAAATCGCCACCATCTGCGGCCGTTACTACGCCATGGACCGGGACAAGCGTTGGGATCGAACGGCCATCGCGTTTGACCTGTATACCAACGGAAAAGGCATTCCGGAAACCGAGCCGTCCGCGGCAGTGACCCATGCCTATGCCCGGGGAGAAACCGATGAATTTATTAAACCAATCATTCTGGTAACGGACACCGGGCGGCCCCGCACATGCATTCGGGACAATGACGGCGTGATCGTATTTAATTTCAGGGCGGATCGGGTTCGCCAGATCACCCGGGCGATGACGGATCCGGATTTCAGCGAGATCTGGCGAACCCGCATGCCGAACCTGTGCGGATGGGTCTGCATGACGCTCTATGATGAGAGCTTTCCCTTGCCGGTGGCCTTTCCGCCGGGTCATATGAAAAATATTCTCGGAGAAGTGATCAGCCGCCATGGGCTGCACCAACTTCGCATCGCCGAAACGGAAAAATACGCCCATGTGACCTATTTTTTCAATGGCGGAGAGGAAACCCCGTTCCCCAATGAAGACCGGCGCCTCATTGCCTCTCCGCGCGATGTACCGACCTATGACCATAAACCCGAGATGAGCGCGTTTTTGATCAAAGCCGAACTGTTATCCGCATTAAATGAAGGCTACGACTTTATTGTGCTCAACTTTGCCAATATGGATATGGTCGGGCATACCGGTGTCATGGCGGCAGCCATCAAGGCCTGCGAGGCGGTCGATACCTGCGTGGGAGAAATTGTCGCCAAAATCAAAGCCATGGGCGGCGCGGTGATGGTAACAGCGGATCATGGTAATGCGGAAAAAATGCTGGAGGACGATGGTTCGGTTCACACCGCTCACACCTTAAATCCGGTTCCCTTTGTCCTGGTGGATGATACGCGGAAAACCAAGCGGTTGCGCGAAGGGGTGCTGGGCGACATCGCTCCGACCGTTCTGGAAATTTTAGGCATATCGCAACCTTCTGAAATGACGGGCACATCCCTCTTAATAGAAGACGTATAATCAAAAAGCATGGAGAGCTACCATGGCAACCATTCAAAAGCCATATACCCTGATAGAAGATTTTGTGACCGGGCAACAAGTCCCGAATGTGGGAGCCGAGGCCAATCGCCAGGCAATGGAAAAGGTGCTGGTGCAGGAAAAAGGCTTTCTTAAATCCGATATTGAAGTAGATGCCGCTATCGAAGTGACCATCGCAGGGGAACCCTACGAATCCAGAATCGATCTGGTGGTGAGCACGAACGGCCAACGAATCATGGCCATCAAATGCGCGGCCGGCTCACTATCGTCCCGTGAAAGGGAGATCGTTGCGGCGGCCCGGCTTATCGATACCTGCCAAATTCCGCTGGCCGTGGTCTCGGACGGCGCGCAGGCCATAGTGCTCGATACCCTAACCGGCAAAAAGATCAGCGACGGCATGGACGCCGTGCCCACCAAAGCGCAGGCAGTTCAGTTATTAAAAGACGCCGAGCCGGTTGCTTTTCCGGAAAACAAACGGGAGCGGGAAAAACTCGTATTCAGAACCTATGATATCGAAAACGTCAATGTCCGCCGAAACATCGTTTCGGGTTAATTTCCGGTGCCATAGCCAACACGCCCCTATCAAGGAGGAAATACCGGCGTGCTTAACCGTGCACGAATTGTTATAAAAAGCGGCTCTAAACCGGCAAAGCCGAAAGCTGGGCTTCCAACGACCTTCTCCAGTTATGCACGCTTTTTTGTGCATGTTTCTGATAAAGGGCCTTTAACTGATTGAAGATTGAAAGCAGGAATCAACATAACATATATCGGTAACGGTGAAAAATGAGCAACTATTTATCTCAGGAATCAATCCGTAAACTCACAGACCCGTGGTTTACTCCGCCAAACCCGGGGTATGTTTTTAATATTTATTCAGATACCAGCGAGTTTTATCGCATACAATATGGTGACATTGTTGTTTTAAATGATGTCCCGTATCTTATCCGGCATAATGCCAAAGAAGGACGTTTCGGTCTTGATGATGAAGAAAAGTTCTGGGTCAAGCGCGCGATAGACTTAAATACCGGTGAAACAAAGATTATTAAACTTGTATTTTTCGAAAAGTTTATAGCCCGCGTAGGCGGTGTTGATTTTGAATGTTTCAGGAGTCCGCGTAAAGAGGCCCGCATTCTTAGCATCGTTAAGGACCATGACAATTTCATGCACGGTTTTTCGGTTCAAGACGAGAAAGACAATGTCGTCAGGATAATTGATTTCATTTATGGCAAAACTCTGGCAGATTATATAAGGGGGTTGTCATCAGGGATGGAACATGAAACTTATTTCTACAAACACTTTCCTGAAATTCTTGAAAACTTCATGGAATGCGCTCAGGCAATCCGTTTCCTTCACGAAAACAGAGAAAAACATGGTGACATACGCAGGGATCACATATTGATAGACAGGGATGCCGGATGCTGGCGCTGGATTGATTTTGACTACAATTTTCGTCACCGGGAGAATATGTTCGGCTACGATATGTTCGGCTTGGGCAATGTTTTGATTTATCTTGCCGGAATGGGAGATATTCTGATCGCAGATATAGTCAAGACAAATCATCCGGCGCTTTCTACGCTTGGTGAAGAAGACATGAACATCGTATTTAACAACCGGGTTGCAAATATTAAAAAGATTTATCCCTATATACCGGACAGCCTTAACCGTGTGCTTATGCATTTTTCAAAAAGCGCCAATATTTTTTATGATAAAACGTTTCAGTTTATTGATGATTTGAATGAATTCAGGGCTGCTTTTTTTAAAGGGGGTAAGAAATGAATTTGAATATTAATAGAAATATCCTGATCGCCGCAGATGAATCCGAGAATGCGAAACGAGCCGTTTTGTATGTGGCAAAACTGTTAGGCGGCATGAAAGGCTTTAAGGTAACAGTACTTCATATTATAAGGGAGCCCGAAGAAGACTATTTCCCCGATGATGCCAAAAAAGACAAATGGTATAAGGAATACAAGGAAAATATAGACAAGGTGATGGAAGAATACAGGCAGATACTTATAGCCGCAGGGTTTGCCACCGAGGATGTTTCAACACGCTCAACACTCCGCTATTGTCCTTCTATGGCGGAATGTATATTGGCAGAGCGGGACAAGCTTGAATACGGCACGCTGGTTGTGGGCAGAAAAGGTCTTTCGCGAAAAGAAGAATTTCTTTTCGGAAGCGTCTCAAACAAAATAGTAAGAACCGCCCGCAACTGCACCGTATGGGTGGTAGAATAATTTTTTATTGATGAACACGCTTGTCCAAAAATGCCGTAAACGTAAAAAAGTAATCCCATAATAAAAAACCCCCTTATAAAGCATGGCTTAGCTGCAAAAAAAAACACACAGCCAAAACAAGTAGGCATTTCGATGGTATGCTGTGCAAGTTTGTTTGGTCAAGTGGGTTGCAATATGGCGCATTACCGCTTTGCCGATGAGAAGGCCATCAAGCCGCCTATATTTAACGGTGGCAAAATCGGGAGGATTTCCGAATGTGAAAGGTACTGCCTCTTTTGGAGGTTTTAACGGTTGAAATTAATGGTGGGCCGTATTGGAATCGAACCAATAACCTACTGATTAAGAGTCAGTTGCTCTGCCTGATTGAGCTAACGGCCCGGACTAAAAAAAAGCACCCCGGAAACGGGTTGGTACCTATCAAGTTTGTGTTTGCTTGTCAATTTTAAATCAAGAAAAAAATGATTTTCCCGACCCGAGTTCATCACGGTTGCGCACGCCCAATCGTTTCCGTGCTCGTTGCGCCGGAAAACAGCGATCAAAGCGGTCTATCAGAGGAAACGGCCGCAGCATCCCCGGGTTTCATGCCGCGGTTGTTCACTAAGCGAACCATTATGGTCTTGCCTATGGCATTGCCTTTTCTTTGATAATGGGTCGACGAATTTTTTCCAGACGCCCCATTGAATCAATGATAACACTTTGTTATTTTAAAATCACCCGAGATTTCGCGGCGCTCGATGCCCGTGAAAATTGACAAAACGCCCCTTCTCGGCCATACTTCCACTTAATAATAAGCAAGTTTCCGTTCATTTTAACCAACCGAAACAACGCAGCCTTTTTTCAGATGGAAAGGAAGTGCGAATTTGCTTTGGGAACCTATTGAGAAGCATCCGGAATCCTTTCGAAAGATTCCCCACCTGCTGAATTATGCCGACACCTTTGCCGCCTTTTCCTGGAATGCCATTCGCAGTGAGTTGCAAGGGCTTCCCGAAAACAGAGGGCTGAACATTGCGCACGAAGCGGTTGACCGTCATGCGGAGGGACATCTTCGCGACCACGTGGCCCTGCAATGGCTTGGCAGTGAAGACACAATCCGCGCCTTCACCTACGCCGAGCTCAGATCGCAAAGCAATCGCTTCGCCAATATTCTCCAGGAACTCGGCATTGGGAAGGGAGATACGGTTTGCGCACTGGTCGGCCGAATTCCCGAACTCTACATCGCAGCTCTGGGGACTTTCAAAAACACCAGCATCTTTTGTCCCCTGTTTTCGGCTTTCGGTCCGGAACCCATCTACCAGCGCCTCAGCCGCGGGGATGCCAAAATTCTGCTGACCACCGAACATTACTACCGCCAAAAGGTAAGTCCGTTGATGAACAACCTGCCCAAGCTCAAGCAGGTGCTCTTGATTGACGTCAAAGATCATCCGGGAAACGGCCTTCTGTCGCTGCCCAGGCTCATGGCCCAATCTTCCGACGCTTTTATCATTCCACCGACCGACCCGGAGGATATCGCGGTCCTGCACTTTACCAGCGGCACCACCGGCATGCCCAAAGGCGCGCTCCATGCGCACAACGCCGTACTGACCCACTATATGACCGGCAAATATGTGATGGATTTTCACCCGGAGGATATCTTCTGGTGCACGGCCGACCCCGGATGGGTCACGGGAACCTCTTACGGCATCATTTCGCCGCTCCTGCATGGAATCACCAACGTGGTTGATGAAGGGGATTTCGACGCCCTGCGCTGGTGTCATATCTTGGAATCCCAGAAGATCAGCGTCTGGTACACGGCGCCAACAGCCATTCGCAGATTCATGCGACTAGGACTCGATCCGGCCCGAAAGTACGACCTTCGTCACCTGCGTGTCATTCACAGCGTTGGTGAACCCCTTAACCCCGAGGCCGTGGTGTGGGGCTTAAAGGCCATGGGATTGCCGATCCATGACAATTGGTGGCAGACGGAAACCGGCGGCATCATGATCGCCAATTTTCCCGCCATGGAAATTCGGCCCGGTTCCATGGGGCGTCCGCTTCCCGGCATCGAGGCGGCCATCGTCCAGCGTGTGAATCCCGATGCCGTCCAGGTGATCGAGACGCCCGGCGTTCAAGGCGATCTGGCGCTCAGGCCGGGATGGCCATCCATGTTTCGGGGCTACCTGCACGACGAGGCGCGCTACCGCAAGTGCTTCGTCGGCGGATGGTATTTGACGGGGGATCTGGCCAGGCGTGATGAAGACGGATATTTCTGGTTTGTGGGCCGGGCCGATGACATCATCAAAACCTCCGGGCACATGGTGGGGCCCTTTGAAGTGGAAAGCACCCTCATGGAACACCCCGCCGTTGCCGAGGCAGGGGTCATCGGAAAACCGGACCCGCTCATCGGGGAGATCGTAAAGGCGTTTGTCGCCTTGAAGCCAGGCATCCCCCCCAGCGATGCGCTACGTCTGGAACTTATCGGTTTTGCCCGTAAAAAGCTCGGTTCGGCCGTTGCGCCCAAGGAAATTGATTTTAAGCCGGACCTTCCCAAAAACAAGGCGGGAAAAATTATGCGGCGACTGCTCAAAGCCCGTGAGTTGGGTTTGCCCGAAGGCGATCTTTCCACATTGGAGGATTCAGGATGAACACTCAAGATGCCGTTAACCTAAATGGGGCCACCGTTGACCGCGATCACGCATTGCACCTGCTGAGGTCCATGATTCGCATCCGCCGGCTGGAGGAAAAGTGCGCAGAGCTTTACAGCGCCACGAAAATTCGGGGATTTTTACACCTCTACGATGGCGAAGAGGCGGTGGCCGTCGGGATCCTCGAAGCGCTGACCCGGGACGACGCCGTCGTGGCGACCTATCGGGAGCACGGCCATGCACTCATAAGGGGGGTTTCGGCCGGCGCTATTCTGGCGGAGATGTACGGCAAACAGGAGGGGTGCAGCCGCGGTCGAGGCGGTTCCATGCATCTTTTCGATAACAAAACTCGGTTTTACGGAGGCAATGCCATCGTGGGCGGCGGTCTTCCCATTGCCGTCGGTCTCGCTCTGGCAGACAAAATGCAGCACAAACAGCGGGTTACCTGTTGCTTTTTCGGCGAAGGGGCCGTGGCCGAGGGGGAGTTTCATGAAAGCCTGAACCTTGCGGCCCTCTGGCAATTGCCGGTGCTGTTCGTATGCGAAAACAATTTGTATGCCATGGGCACGGCGCTGAAATTCGAGCAGGCCGTTCAGGATATCACCCGCAAGGCCGCAAGCTACGACGTGAGTTCAGCAGCCGTGGACGGCATGGACGTGCTGGCTGTCGAGACGGCCGCAAAAAAGGCGGCACAGACGGTTCGCACCCAAGGAAAGCCATTTTTTCTGGAGTGCCGCACCTATCGCTTTCGGGCCCACTCCATGTATGATCCGGAGCTCTATCGCCCCAAATCCGAAGTTGAGGAATGGAAAAAGTCCTGCCCCATTGCGACCTTTGCTCGGAAAATGAAAACCGAAGGGTGCATCGGCAATGTTGACATTGAAACCATCGAGCGCGACGTTGCTCGGGAAATCAACGAAGCAGTGGCTTTTGCCGAGGCATGCACCTGGGAGCCCATAGAGGACATGACCCGTTTTGTCCATTCGGAACGGAGGACGCCATGAGCAGCGATGAAACGAATCTGCAAAAGATCACTTACCGTGAAGCTGTTCGCGAAGGGATCCGAGAGGCCCTGCAAAAAGACGAACGGGTTTTCCTCATGGGAGAGGATGTGGGCCGTTACGGGGGCTGCTTCGCGGTGACCAAGGGACTGCTCGAGGCATTCGGTCCGGAGAGGATTCGCGATACCCCGCTTTCCGAATCCGGCTTCGTCGGCGCGGGCATCGGCGCGGCCCTGGGCGGCATGCGCCCCATCGTGGAAATCATGACGGTCAACTTCAGCCTGCTCGCCGCCGACCAGATCATCAACAATGCTGCCGTCTATCTGTATATGTCCGGCGGACAGTTCAATGTCCCCATCGTTATCCGCATGGCCACCGGCGGAGGCCGGCAACTGGCGGCCCAACACTCCCGGTCCCTCGAGGGGTGGTATGCCCATATCCCCGGCATCAAAGTCATAAGCCCGGCCACCATCGAGGACGCACGCGGCATGCTTTGGACCGCTTTGCAGGACCCGGACCCGGTGCTGATTTTTGAAAACAGCAGCCTTTATAACATGGAGGGAACACTTGCCGCCGACGCCGGTCCGGTGGATATCGACAAGGCCCGTGTACGCAGGCCCGGAAAAGACATTACGCTCATCACCTACTCGGCAAGCCTCCATAAATCGCTGGCGGCGGCGGAAATCCTCGCCAAACAGGGGGTTGAAGCGGAAGTCATCGACCTTCGCTCGCTGCGCCCGCTGGATGAAAAGACTTTTCTGGATTCGGTCGTCAAAACCCACCGTGCCATCATCGTGGATGAGGGGTGGCGCAGCGGGGGTATTTCAGCCGAAATCAGCGCGCGGATCATGGAGGGCGTTTTTTACGACCTCGACGCCCCTGTCGAACGCCTTTGCAGTGTTGAGTCGCCCGTGCCCTATGCCAGGCACCTGGAGGAGGCCATGCTGCCCCAGGTCGATCAGATCGTGAACCTCATCCAAAAAATGGTAGGCGCCCATGGCTGAATTTCGCATGCCCAGTTTGGGCTCGGACATGATGGCGGGCACGCTCATAGAATGGCGGGTAAAGCCCGGTGATCGCGTCCGTCGAAGGGATGTTGTTGCCGTCGTTGAAACGGACAAGGCGGCCATCGAGATCGAGGTATACGAAGACGGCATCATTGAAACGCTTCTGATTCAGCCGGGCCAAAAAGTCCCCGTGGGTGCGGTCATGGCCATTATTCGAACAGAGACCGCGTTACAGGCCCCATCGCCGGATCAGGCGTCCGTGGCGGATATGCCTCGGTTATCGGCAGGGAAAGAAAATCCTCCCCTCCCGCGCAAAGCGACCACCCCTCCGTCCATCACGGCCGCAGGCACCGGGCGAATCAAAGCCTCCCCCTATGCACGCAAACTGGCTGCCGCGGGTGCCGTTGACCTTGCCGCCCTTGCGGGAACCGGCCCGGACGGCGCCATCCGCGCGGCGGACATTCAAAAGGCCCTGTCTCAGACAGCGGGAAAAGCCCCTCAACCGCGGATCGCAGAACAACCCGTCAATAAAGATTATACGGCTGCCATGCGTCGGGCCATTGCCGCCGCCATGACCCGCTCCAAACGGGAAATCCCCCACTACTATCTAAAAACGCGCATTGATATGAGCCGCGTATTGCGTTGGCTGGAATCGGAAAATATCAAGCGCCCGATCAAGGACCGGATGCTGCCTATCGTCCCGCTCATTCGGGCGGTAGCGCTGGCGCTGGGGGATGTTCCGGAACTCAATGGCTTCTGGATTGACGACCACCATCGCATATCGGAAGCAATCCATATCGGCTTTGTGATCTCCCTTCGCCAGGGCGGGCTGATCGCACCGGCCCTTCTCAATGCGGATCAAAAATGTCCGGATGAACTGATGGCGTCCCTGAGGGATCTGATTATACGCGCTCGTTCCGGCGGGTTGCGCAGTTCCGAAATGACGGATGCCACCGTCACCATCACCAGCTTGGGCGATCTCGGGGTCGAGGCGGTTTACGGCATCATTTACCCGCCCCAGGTGGCGCTGGTGGGATTCGGCAAGACCATGGAGCAACCTTGGGCCGAAAACGGCATGCTCGGGGTACGGCCGGGATTGACGGCGACCCTTTCCGCGGACCACCGGGCAACCGACGGCCATCGCGGCGCTCAGTTCTTGGATGCTTTAAACCGTTACCTTCAGGAGCCTTCAAAACTATGAACAATGATGAGATTAAAAACGTCATATTCGGAATACTTAAGCAGATTGCGCCCGAGCAGGACCCGGGCGCCCTGGGGCCGGATGAAAACATACGCAAAACTCTCGATATCGATTCCTTCGATGCTCTGAATTTCTTTGTCCACATCGATGAGAAACTCGGCGTTAACGTCCCCGAGGCGGATTATGGAAAGCTCAATACCCTATCGGAAATCCTCAGTTATCTTTCCTGCCGCTTGGGGTGATACACCTTTCCTTTGATTTCGGCAACCGGTGAAAGGACTGGGACCGGGGGTTTCAGGCCCCGCCTCGCCTCAACCCTGTAAGGAGATGCGCGATATGAATGACAATTACCCTGCGTTATATGAGCATCTGCAGAAAATGTTCGCCAAATTGGCAAGAAATCTGCGTGGCCCCATGTCGGCATTTGTCCAACTGAACGCCGCGGCAACGGCCCCTGGCGCCCTGGATGCCAAAACAAAGCAGCTCATTGCATTGGGCATCGTCATTACTTCCCGCTGCGAAGG
It contains:
- a CDS encoding phosphopantetheine-binding protein; this translates as MNNDEIKNVIFGILKQIAPEQDPGALGPDENIRKTLDIDSFDALNFFVHIDEKLGVNVPEADYGKLNTLSEILSYLSCRLG
- a CDS encoding carboxymuconolactone decarboxylase family protein, with the protein product MNDNYPALYEHLQKMFAKLARNLRGPMSAFVQLNAAATAPGALDAKTKQLIALGIVITSRCEGCIAYHVHDAIRAGATKEEILETTGIAILMGGGPAAVCACEVMAAVDQFTSS